The following proteins come from a genomic window of Pyxidicoccus sp. MSG2:
- a CDS encoding DUF6896 domain-containing protein, translating to MARRLEEAVRAVVSEAPAPTEATLLREDVLPVAHGWLLLCLLRQVSRQRWVMRMVKERLRGREPDDEDEGAVPGYAGWRYSFHGIGCCFEGPGELIDMDFHDEEGASVDAYFFARRIQSLTAPGLPESRLRAMLPGASLLVDAIDDLRAGGLFGRPEPRDALRLPAGLEALAEEAAALDLSGDEATTRSLKHLRDFEALASRPGGEVFQEKALVARQSRRDWLLAHAGTPGTAKEALAALEGLATDEDLVRVCTRIIDGPVSSATADAVNRLDAMPGAAGSEAVLRLALQRLSPSEHHPYPMYAAATYLLARNLERERVLAAMLAFARVDPVKGYRGNPYIGDFALLALEHAHEHALELVRLALRSSVPAARQLVTAVLFVLDRPWCHHELAAALHEAEREPGALMMAVALSRSRSDLAHAIAARWQREHPLPPSEGPGFTWAEVEDANASGWFDAEVEKARKWVARAGTRVPETLA from the coding sequence GTGGCTCGGAGACTCGAGGAGGCGGTGCGTGCCGTGGTGTCGGAGGCTCCCGCGCCCACGGAGGCGACGCTCCTGCGGGAAGACGTCCTCCCGGTGGCGCATGGCTGGCTCCTGCTGTGCCTGCTGCGACAGGTCAGCCGGCAGCGCTGGGTGATGCGGATGGTGAAGGAGCGCCTCCGCGGCCGCGAGCCCGACGACGAAGATGAAGGGGCGGTGCCGGGCTATGCGGGCTGGCGGTACAGCTTCCACGGCATCGGCTGCTGCTTCGAGGGCCCGGGCGAGCTCATCGACATGGACTTCCACGACGAGGAAGGTGCGTCCGTCGACGCGTACTTCTTCGCCCGGCGCATCCAGTCGCTCACCGCGCCAGGGCTGCCCGAGTCCCGCCTGCGCGCGATGCTGCCCGGCGCGTCGCTCCTGGTGGACGCCATCGATGACCTGCGCGCGGGAGGACTCTTCGGACGGCCCGAGCCGCGCGATGCCCTCCGGCTCCCCGCCGGCCTGGAGGCCCTCGCGGAGGAGGCGGCGGCGCTGGACCTGTCGGGTGACGAAGCCACCACGCGGAGCCTGAAGCACCTGCGCGACTTCGAGGCGCTGGCGTCACGCCCGGGCGGCGAGGTGTTCCAGGAGAAGGCCCTGGTGGCGCGGCAGTCCCGGCGCGACTGGCTCCTCGCGCACGCCGGGACACCCGGGACGGCGAAGGAGGCGCTCGCGGCCCTGGAGGGGCTCGCCACGGACGAGGACCTGGTCCGTGTCTGCACGCGCATCATCGACGGTCCGGTGTCCTCGGCGACGGCGGATGCGGTGAACCGGCTGGACGCGATGCCGGGGGCCGCCGGGAGCGAGGCCGTGCTGCGGCTGGCCCTTCAGCGGCTGTCCCCCAGCGAGCATCACCCCTATCCCATGTACGCCGCCGCGACGTACCTGCTCGCGCGGAACCTCGAGCGGGAGCGCGTGCTCGCGGCGATGCTGGCCTTCGCGCGAGTGGACCCGGTGAAGGGCTACCGTGGCAATCCGTACATCGGAGACTTCGCCCTGCTCGCGCTGGAGCATGCGCACGAGCACGCGCTGGAGCTGGTCCGCCTGGCGCTGCGCTCCTCCGTCCCCGCCGCGCGGCAGCTCGTCACGGCCGTGCTCTTCGTGCTGGACCGGCCCTGGTGCCACCATGAGCTGGCGGCGGCCCTCCACGAGGCGGAGCGGGAGCCGGGCGCGCTGATGATGGCGGTGGCGCTGTCCCGGAGCCGGTCGGACCTGGCGCACGCCATCGCCGCCCGCTGGCAGAGGGAGCACCCGCTTCCCCCGTCGGAAGGACCGGGCTTCACCTGGGCGGAGGTGGAGGATGCGAACGCCTCCGGCTGGTTCGACGCGGAGGTGGAGAAGGCGCGCAAATGGGTGGCGCGAGCGGGGACTCGCGTCCCCGAGACGCTCGCCTGA
- a CDS encoding serine hydrolase domain-containing protein: MRQVFRTGALVLLLATLRAGAAAKEPERGPLTPEQEAAITRAVEDELRESGAPGAAVAVVRGGETVYLRAFGVRSSEERTPVTPDTLFRLGSTTKMLTSLVALDAAAQGRLGLDVPVRTYVKDVHPALGKVTLRQLLSHTAGMREASPSVQSKDDEGLGRMVRGWKGDYLFAPPGDVFSYSGPGYWLAGLVLERVHGKPYADTMREVLFQPLGMARSTLRPLEAITSDFAQGHEGDGSELKVVRPMAENTAMYPAGSAFSSARELERFASVLVRGGLDGERRVLPEAAVRDFFTAQVPLPGAGPEDARYGFGLVRMRLDGTEVFEHGGVRRGYGSHFRFLPERQGAVLLLTNKNGVTLRKSLDVISRTVFGLPDPPAPLPDDPPLTAAEAERYTGTYAHADLVRFAVSWDGKRLVVTTDGAKPLQRTRQDGFRSEDGQEWVFVFKPGQPKARYLHTDLLTAARTGR; encoded by the coding sequence GTGAGACAGGTCTTCCGGACAGGTGCGCTCGTCCTGCTGCTGGCCACCCTGCGCGCCGGAGCCGCCGCGAAGGAGCCTGAGCGCGGCCCCCTGACGCCGGAGCAGGAAGCGGCCATCACCCGCGCCGTCGAGGACGAGTTGCGCGAGTCCGGCGCTCCGGGCGCGGCCGTCGCCGTGGTGCGGGGCGGAGAGACTGTCTATCTGCGGGCCTTCGGCGTGCGCAGCAGCGAGGAGCGCACGCCCGTCACTCCGGACACGCTGTTCCGCCTCGGTTCCACCACCAAGATGCTCACCTCGCTGGTGGCGCTCGACGCCGCGGCACAGGGGCGGCTCGGCCTGGACGTCCCGGTGCGGACGTACGTGAAGGACGTGCACCCGGCGCTGGGGAAGGTGACGCTGCGCCAGCTCCTGTCACACACGGCGGGCATGCGTGAGGCCTCTCCCTCCGTGCAGTCGAAGGACGACGAGGGGCTGGGGCGGATGGTGCGCGGCTGGAAGGGCGATTACCTCTTCGCGCCTCCCGGCGACGTCTTCTCGTACAGCGGCCCCGGGTACTGGCTGGCGGGCCTGGTGCTGGAGCGCGTCCACGGCAAGCCCTACGCGGACACGATGCGCGAGGTGCTGTTCCAGCCGCTCGGCATGGCGCGCAGCACGCTGCGCCCGCTGGAGGCCATCACCTCCGACTTCGCCCAGGGCCACGAGGGCGACGGGAGCGAGCTGAAGGTCGTCCGCCCCATGGCGGAGAACACCGCCATGTACCCGGCGGGCTCTGCCTTCTCCTCCGCCCGCGAGCTGGAGCGCTTCGCCTCCGTGCTGGTGCGCGGTGGATTGGACGGCGAGCGCCGCGTGCTGCCCGAAGCCGCCGTGCGGGACTTCTTCACCGCGCAGGTGCCGCTGCCCGGCGCCGGGCCGGAGGACGCGCGCTACGGCTTCGGGCTGGTGCGGATGAGGCTCGACGGAACGGAGGTGTTCGAGCACGGCGGCGTGCGCCGCGGGTATGGCTCGCACTTCCGCTTCCTCCCGGAGCGCCAGGGCGCGGTGCTGCTGCTCACCAACAAGAATGGCGTCACGCTGCGCAAGTCCCTCGACGTCATCTCTCGCACCGTCTTCGGCCTGCCGGACCCGCCCGCGCCGCTGCCGGATGACCCGCCGCTGACCGCCGCGGAAGCGGAGCGCTATACGGGGACGTATGCGCACGCGGACCTCGTGCGCTTCGCGGTGTCGTGGGATGGCAAGCGGCTCGTGGTGACGACGGACGGCGCGAAGCCGCTCCAGCGCACGCGGCAGGACGGCTTCCGCAGCGAGGACGGACAGGAGTGGGTGTTCGTCTTCAAGCCAGGACAGCCGAAGGCGCGCTACCTGCACACGGACCTGCTGACCGCCGCGCGCACCGGCCGCTAG
- a CDS encoding YtxH domain-containing protein translates to MQVKTLLAVTLGALVLGVGCHRNTRESAKDDMEQAADKTEDAAEKAADKTEDAAEKAADKTEDAAETAGDKIEDATDK, encoded by the coding sequence ATGCAGGTGAAGACGCTGCTGGCCGTGACGCTGGGCGCGCTGGTGTTGGGTGTGGGCTGCCACCGCAACACCCGTGAGAGCGCGAAGGACGACATGGAGCAGGCGGCGGACAAGACGGAGGACGCCGCGGAGAAGGCGGCCGACAAGACGGAGGACGCCGCCGAGAAGGCCGCGGACAAGACCGAGGACGCCGCCGAGACCGCGGGCGACAAGATCGAAGACGCCACCGACAAGTAG
- a CDS encoding AraC family transcriptional regulator — MRRDTRRTARETGDGYWVAPEMPGLELHQAAYTRWTFPKHSHDVFSLVAYDAGAHALHLQGQHVVASTGSLLAIAPGEMHEGRAADSSVGWAYRILYVPAALLTRAAEEAGAPAGSLPGFASPVFEDPELLESFTRTFDALKDGAAAALEREEHLLALLVVLLRRHAGLTRMSRRAPACPPGVRRARELLEADPTRNVTLEELARVAGLSPWHLVRAFHRQLGQTPQVYQRALRLRRAQELLAGPLPMAEVALACGFTDQSHLIKHFGRTLGVTPGAYRAAALAGRGQRKPVQYGVASPL, encoded by the coding sequence ATGCGGCGAGACACGCGGCGGACGGCTCGGGAGACAGGCGACGGCTACTGGGTGGCTCCGGAGATGCCCGGACTGGAGCTGCATCAGGCGGCGTACACCCGGTGGACCTTCCCGAAGCACTCCCACGACGTCTTCTCCCTCGTCGCCTATGACGCGGGCGCCCATGCGCTGCACCTGCAAGGGCAGCATGTCGTGGCCTCGACGGGCAGCCTGCTGGCCATCGCCCCCGGGGAGATGCACGAGGGCCGGGCCGCGGACTCGAGCGTCGGCTGGGCGTACCGCATCCTCTACGTCCCCGCCGCGCTGCTCACCCGCGCGGCCGAGGAGGCCGGAGCACCGGCGGGGAGCCTGCCCGGCTTCGCCTCCCCCGTGTTCGAGGACCCGGAGCTGCTGGAGTCCTTCACCCGCACCTTCGACGCCCTGAAAGACGGCGCGGCGGCGGCGCTGGAGCGCGAGGAGCACCTGCTCGCGCTGCTGGTGGTGCTGCTGCGGCGCCACGCGGGGCTGACGCGGATGAGCCGGCGCGCTCCGGCGTGTCCCCCGGGCGTGCGGCGGGCGCGTGAGTTGCTGGAGGCGGACCCCACCCGCAACGTCACCCTCGAGGAATTGGCGCGCGTCGCCGGGCTCAGCCCCTGGCACCTGGTGCGCGCCTTCCACCGCCAGCTCGGGCAGACGCCGCAGGTGTACCAGCGCGCCTTGCGTCTGCGTCGCGCGCAGGAGCTGCTGGCCGGGCCGCTGCCCATGGCCGAGGTGGCGCTCGCGTGCGGCTTCACGGACCAGAGCCACCTCATCAAACACTTCGGCCGCACGCTGGGCGTGACACCGGGGGCCTACCGGGCCGCGGCGCTCGCGGGGCGCGGACAGCGCAAGCCCGTACAATACGGGGTCGCCTCGCCTCTCTAA